From a region of the Verrucomicrobiia bacterium genome:
- the argS gene encoding arginine--tRNA ligase: MSSAPDILADAVERALRSAVGAENAGPAIIRPCTDPKFGDYQANGVMALAKRLGQNPRALAEKVIAELRLSDISDPPTVAGAGFINFRLTSSFVARQITAAAKDERLGVPKVAQSKTVVIDFSSPNVAKPMHVGHVRSTIIGDCLARVLRFLGHKVITDNHLGDWGTQFGMLILGWKKFRDDAALQQDAIGELERLYKSVNAREDLRDEAKAELVKLQQGDAENQQIWQKTIDLSVQEFNKTYQRLGVAFDHTLGESFYNPMLKDVVEELKRLNLARESEGAICIFFEDDPELKKTSPLLIQKADGAFLYGTTDMATLKYRIDQWHPDEIIYVTDARQQLHFKQVFAAARKWLEKPPDLRHVYFGTILGEDGKPLKTRDGTPVKLADLLNEAEERALAVVTEKNPNLSPEERQQIARAVGIGAVKYADLSQNRTTDYIFSWSKMLAMNGNTAPYMQYAYVRVQSIFRKAGAANPDIATVSLEHAAELDLAKHILRFPETLHAVAEDDKPNWLTGYLYDLTGKFSAFYENCPVLQSEEPTRSSRLLLCRLTADVIKCGLNLLGIGVIEQM; the protein is encoded by the coding sequence ATGTCCTCCGCGCCCGACATCCTTGCCGACGCCGTCGAACGCGCTTTGCGCTCTGCCGTTGGCGCCGAAAACGCCGGCCCGGCAATCATTCGTCCCTGCACCGACCCGAAATTCGGCGATTACCAGGCGAATGGCGTCATGGCGCTTGCCAAACGCCTCGGTCAAAACCCACGCGCGCTCGCCGAGAAAGTCATCGCGGAACTCCGCCTTTCCGACATCAGCGATCCGCCGACCGTTGCGGGCGCAGGTTTCATAAATTTTCGTCTCACATCGTCGTTCGTCGCGCGGCAGATCACAGCCGCGGCTAAGGACGAGCGCCTCGGCGTGCCGAAAGTTGCGCAGTCGAAAACCGTCGTCATCGACTTCAGCTCGCCCAATGTCGCCAAGCCCATGCATGTCGGCCATGTCCGCTCCACAATCATCGGCGATTGCCTCGCACGTGTCCTGCGTTTCCTCGGCCATAAGGTCATTACAGATAACCACCTCGGCGACTGGGGCACGCAATTTGGAATGCTCATCCTCGGGTGGAAAAAATTCCGTGACGACGCGGCGTTACAGCAGGACGCAATCGGCGAATTGGAGAGGCTCTACAAGTCCGTCAATGCGCGCGAGGATTTACGCGATGAAGCGAAGGCCGAGTTGGTGAAGCTGCAACAGGGCGACGCCGAAAACCAGCAGATTTGGCAAAAGACCATCGATCTTTCGGTGCAGGAGTTCAATAAGACCTACCAGCGTCTCGGCGTGGCCTTCGACCACACGCTCGGCGAGAGTTTCTACAATCCGATGTTGAAAGACGTGGTCGAAGAATTGAAGCGCCTCAATCTCGCCCGCGAAAGCGAAGGTGCGATTTGCATCTTCTTTGAAGATGATCCGGAGTTGAAAAAAACCTCGCCGCTTCTCATCCAGAAGGCCGACGGGGCGTTCCTTTACGGCACGACTGATATGGCGACGCTCAAATACCGGATCGATCAATGGCATCCTGACGAGATCATTTATGTGACTGACGCGCGCCAGCAACTGCATTTCAAACAGGTGTTTGCCGCGGCGCGGAAATGGTTGGAGAAGCCTCCCGACCTGCGGCACGTTTATTTCGGGACGATCCTCGGCGAAGACGGGAAACCGCTCAAGACGCGTGACGGCACGCCCGTCAAGCTTGCCGACCTGCTCAACGAAGCCGAGGAGCGCGCCCTGGCGGTGGTGACGGAGAAAAACCCCAATTTATCACCCGAGGAGCGTCAGCAGATCGCCCGCGCCGTCGGCATCGGCGCCGTAAAGTACGCCGACTTGTCGCAGAACCGCACAACGGATTACATCTTCAGTTGGTCGAAGATGCTCGCGATGAACGGCAATACCGCGCCTTACATGCAATACGCCTACGTCCGCGTGCAAAGCATCTTTCGCAAAGCCGGCGCCGCCAACCCCGACATCGCCACGGTGTCGCTGGAGCACGCCGCCGAACTCGATCTGGCCAAACACATCCTGCGATTTCCCGAAACCTTGCACGCGGTTGCCGAGGATGACAAACCCAATTGGCTTACCGGTTACCTCTACGATCTCACCGGAAAGTTCAGCGCCTTCTACGAGAACTGTCCCGTCCTGCAGTCTGAAGAGCCAACGCGCTCGTCTCGCCTCCTGCTCTGCCGGCTGACGGCGGACGTGATCAAGTGCGGCCTGAATCTTTTGGGCATTGGAGTCATCGAACAGATGTGA
- the rpsT gene encoding 30S ribosomal protein S20: MANTRSAAKQARASLRRAAQNKSIKSRLHTLERKFLAAVAAKKAEDANAVYRLLTSALDKAAKTKVIHRNNASRKKSRLSAHLRVAVAKKA; this comes from the coding sequence ATGGCCAATACACGTTCCGCAGCGAAACAAGCGCGCGCCAGCCTCCGCCGAGCGGCGCAGAATAAGTCCATCAAATCCAGGCTGCACACGCTGGAAAGGAAGTTCCTTGCGGCCGTTGCCGCCAAGAAGGCGGAGGATGCCAACGCGGTGTATCGTCTGCTGACTTCCGCGCTCGATAAGGCGGCCAAGACCAAGGTGATCCATCGCAACAACGCTTCGCGCAAAAAGTCGCGACTTTCCGCCCACTTGAGGGTTGCGGTCGCCAAGAAGGCGTAG
- a CDS encoding LptE family protein yields MSRRASPGSRSHVARTVQLTLACIFAFGCAGYHVGPVTKRNFNSIAVPVFRNATLHPQVEAQISNAVIQRLQQDGSLRIESERRADVVLKGSITKYERQALRSLRTDTGSPREYEITITVRVEATDRRTGETVLKSTELEGKSDVFIGEDQQSAEEQALPLIADDIGKRVAGLLVESWQ; encoded by the coding sequence ATGAGCCGTCGCGCTTCGCCCGGTAGTCGCAGCCACGTGGCGCGCACAGTGCAACTCACGCTCGCCTGCATCTTTGCGTTCGGCTGCGCGGGCTATCACGTCGGCCCCGTTACGAAACGAAATTTTAATTCCATCGCCGTCCCGGTATTTCGCAACGCTACGCTCCACCCCCAGGTCGAGGCGCAGATCAGTAACGCCGTCATCCAGCGGCTGCAACAGGACGGTTCCCTGCGCATCGAATCCGAACGCCGTGCCGACGTGGTACTGAAGGGTTCCATCACCAAGTACGAGCGCCAGGCCCTGCGCTCCCTGCGCACGGATACGGGATCACCCCGTGAGTACGAGATTACGATCACCGTGCGGGTCGAAGCCACGGACCGTCGTACCGGTGAGACGGTTCTCAAATCGACCGAACTGGAAGGCAAGTCCGACGTCTTTATCGGTGAAGATCAGCAGAGCGCGGAAGAGCAGGCCTTGCCTTTGATCGCTGATGACATTGGCAAGCGGGTCGCCGGATTACTGGTGGAGAGCTGGCAGTGA
- a CDS encoding iron-sulfur cluster assembly protein, which yields MSGIETLHVSDEVQFGRDCEATQIPSGARIVVPQGTTAYVGQTLGGNVTLQVSTLGLVQVSGRNLDALLKDGVPVAESSSASSAAVEKPTGPADEKALWEAMKQCYDPEIPCNVVDLGLIYDVKSTPLPSTRSRVDVKMSLTAMGCGMGPAIAAQVRDRLLDVPGVEEADVQIVWDPPWNQSMITDDGKKRLGLW from the coding sequence ATGAGTGGCATTGAAACTCTTCATGTATCTGACGAAGTGCAGTTCGGGCGCGATTGTGAAGCGACGCAAATCCCCAGCGGCGCGCGGATCGTTGTACCCCAGGGCACAACCGCGTACGTCGGGCAAACGCTCGGCGGCAATGTGACGCTGCAGGTGTCCACCCTCGGCCTCGTCCAGGTATCTGGGCGGAACCTCGATGCGTTGCTCAAGGACGGTGTACCCGTTGCGGAATCCTCGTCGGCATCCTCTGCCGCAGTAGAGAAACCCACCGGTCCCGCTGACGAGAAGGCGCTCTGGGAAGCGATGAAACAGTGTTACGATCCCGAAATTCCTTGCAACGTCGTTGACCTCGGTTTGATCTATGACGTCAAATCGACGCCGCTGCCTTCCACACGGAGCCGGGTTGATGTGAAAATGAGCCTGACCGCGATGGGTTGCGGCATGGGACCGGCCATTGCGGCGCAAGTTCGTGACCGTTTGTTGGACGTCCCCGGCGTGGAAGAAGCCGACGTCCAGATCGTTTGGGATCCGCCCTGGAATCAAAGCATGATCACCGACGATGGCAAGAAGCGTCTCGGGCTTTGGTAA
- a CDS encoding glycoside hydrolase family 31 protein gives MKRTIPLYCGFVLLVLPAIGVADPGNLVSWSSNNLNELTFTCQSTVVKLDMLDTSVVRVRMTSNDVPFSTNASFTVVRSWPRPAMSVTDGNTLIVSNAGLRVEINKTPFRLSFRKPDGSVVLANADASVTTNSADGWSADFAMIPGEQFYGLGLVLGKPLSYFAQLRRLYNARTGFHSGAMTDMAVPLVVSSHGYGLFVDNTFRQDWDFNRADGTQWQAQVSGGEMNYYFIRGDSPAEVLDHYTQMTGRAPLPPRWALGYIQSKYGFHNWAQMFSAKDSFRTNDLPCDALVLDLYWFGASSKQMGALQWDTNKFPNPAANIASLGKDGFKVITIHEPYFNSENEPAKSNFLDASARKVLMTTNYPDCTMPSVLNGFFGNGGYLDYNNPAARGWLFEKLRPIIDEGVAGHWTDLGEPEKDDVTDFSYDGRRELELHNVQNLLWHQGLAEGYATNYPNQRLYIISRSGFAGDQRYGAAHWSNDVGADWPTLAAHPNALCDYSLSGLSYFGSDIGGFTGIPTDELYARWFEFGAFCPVFRAHGKVKEGKPITPYEFGDTVRDICRTMLKLRYRLLPYVYTAARETTDTGLPMCRPLPLAYPGDTNGQNDGSEFLFGPNILVAPVTAEGATARSVYLPRGNWIDFWRGQVLAGSVTTNWPAPLTQIPLFFRENSITPLGPDVASSQFDDGSERGLRIYCSSVADNNLYDDDGASNGYRKNEFAITRLHATSSRTNVFINIGSAVGTYTGQPKQRAWNVELFCTNRITGVTADGANLKKLTNKTALAAAKSGYFLDGSEKLLRIKLPPAAITRPHKLSVHLAN, from the coding sequence ATGAAGCGAACGATCCCCCTTTACTGTGGTTTTGTGTTGCTCGTCTTGCCAGCCATCGGCGTCGCCGACCCCGGCAATCTCGTTTCCTGGTCCAGCAACAATCTCAACGAACTGACCTTCACCTGCCAGTCGACCGTGGTGAAACTGGACATGCTGGACACGTCAGTCGTGCGCGTCCGAATGACCAGCAATGATGTGCCGTTCTCGACGAATGCCTCGTTCACAGTTGTGCGGTCCTGGCCGCGGCCCGCGATGAGCGTTACGGATGGGAATACTCTCATCGTGTCCAACGCCGGACTCCGCGTAGAGATTAACAAGACACCGTTCCGCCTCTCTTTCCGCAAGCCCGACGGCTCGGTGGTGCTGGCCAACGCTGACGCTTCCGTGACCACCAACAGCGCCGATGGATGGTCAGCAGACTTTGCCATGATTCCGGGCGAACAGTTCTACGGCCTTGGTCTTGTTCTGGGCAAACCACTGAGCTATTTCGCCCAATTGCGCAGGCTCTACAACGCGCGCACCGGCTTCCACTCCGGCGCGATGACCGACATGGCGGTGCCGCTGGTTGTGTCGTCCCACGGCTACGGTCTTTTCGTGGACAACACCTTCCGCCAGGACTGGGACTTCAATCGCGCGGATGGCACGCAGTGGCAGGCGCAGGTGAGCGGCGGGGAGATGAATTACTATTTCATTCGTGGCGATTCGCCTGCCGAGGTGCTCGACCACTACACGCAAATGACGGGTCGCGCGCCGCTGCCGCCGCGCTGGGCCCTCGGTTATATTCAATCGAAATACGGCTTTCACAATTGGGCCCAGATGTTTTCGGCGAAGGACAGCTTCCGCACGAACGACCTGCCGTGCGATGCCCTGGTGCTCGACTTGTACTGGTTCGGCGCGTCGTCGAAGCAGATGGGCGCCCTTCAATGGGACACCAACAAATTCCCAAATCCCGCCGCCAACATCGCCAGTCTTGGCAAGGACGGGTTCAAGGTCATCACCATCCACGAGCCGTACTTCAACAGCGAGAACGAGCCCGCGAAGTCCAACTTCCTAGACGCCTCCGCGCGAAAGGTGCTGATGACCACGAATTACCCGGACTGCACCATGCCCAGCGTCCTGAATGGCTTCTTCGGCAATGGCGGCTACCTCGATTACAATAACCCGGCCGCTCGCGGCTGGTTGTTCGAAAAATTGCGCCCAATCATCGACGAGGGTGTCGCGGGACACTGGACCGATCTCGGCGAACCCGAGAAAGACGACGTAACCGATTTCTCCTATGATGGCCGCCGCGAATTGGAACTTCACAATGTCCAGAACCTGCTTTGGCATCAAGGACTCGCCGAGGGCTACGCGACGAATTACCCGAACCAGCGCCTCTATATTATCAGCCGCTCCGGTTTTGCTGGCGATCAACGCTACGGGGCGGCCCACTGGAGCAACGACGTCGGCGCCGACTGGCCGACACTCGCCGCGCACCCGAACGCCCTCTGCGACTACAGTCTTTCCGGCCTCAGTTACTTCGGCAGCGATATCGGCGGTTTTACCGGCATACCGACTGACGAACTGTACGCGCGTTGGTTCGAGTTCGGTGCATTCTGCCCGGTCTTTCGGGCGCATGGTAAAGTGAAGGAGGGCAAGCCCATCACGCCTTACGAGTTTGGCGACACCGTTCGCGACATTTGCCGCACCATGTTGAAACTCCGTTATCGGCTGCTCCCGTACGTTTACACGGCCGCGCGTGAAACCACCGACACAGGGCTGCCCATGTGCCGGCCCCTGCCACTCGCGTATCCCGGCGATACAAATGGACAGAATGACGGGAGCGAGTTTCTCTTCGGCCCAAACATCCTCGTCGCGCCCGTCACGGCCGAAGGCGCGACCGCTCGTAGCGTCTACCTTCCCCGCGGGAATTGGATCGACTTTTGGCGTGGTCAGGTCCTGGCAGGTTCCGTCACTACCAATTGGCCGGCGCCACTGACGCAAATTCCGTTGTTCTTCCGTGAGAACTCCATCACGCCACTGGGTCCCGACGTCGCCTCGAGTCAGTTTGATGATGGCTCGGAACGCGGCCTGCGTATCTATTGCAGTTCCGTTGCCGACAACAATCTTTACGATGACGATGGCGCGTCCAATGGCTATCGTAAGAACGAGTTCGCCATCACCAGGCTCCATGCGACATCGTCGCGCACCAATGTCTTCATCAACATTGGCAGCGCTGTCGGCACCTACACCGGACAGCCGAAGCAGCGCGCCTGGAACGTCGAACTCTTCTGCACCAATCGCATCACCGGTGTCACCGCCGACGGCGCCAATCTCAAGAAGCTTACCAACAAAACCGCACTGGCAGCCGCCAAATCCGGCTACTTCCTCGACGGCTCCGAAAAACTTCTGCGCATCAAACTACCGCCCGCCGCAATCACGCGCCCGCACAAACTCTCTGTTCACCTGGCAAACTGA
- the bamD gene encoding outer membrane protein assembly factor BamD, translating to MSLHKKFAVTFLSVFLFAFLMPTEGPAALIWRKGEGWTWEHEGVVTGTNPTEQLKIAQDLHAKKKYRSAIDAYRRVFRRWPLSSSAQDARLGEAECLGAIGYHYKAFQEYQELIKKHPNTPHFDTVLQRQYEIGNLFLAGERQKAWGIRWLPSLDRAVEVYEQVVKNGPYSSVAPESQFRIGLAYEKQRDYLAAVHAYEKLLERYPKLPLAEAAQFQIGWEYKKEAARAEYDQNAANQAIAAYTDFLVRYPKSEKVALAEKYLTGLKGEQSRGLFHIGQFYEKNGHYRSALIYYNDVIEKNPESNWATQAKDKVARLSPLATEKTATP from the coding sequence ATGAGTTTGCACAAGAAATTTGCCGTCACCTTTCTCAGCGTGTTCCTGTTCGCTTTCCTGATGCCGACCGAAGGTCCCGCGGCGTTGATTTGGCGAAAGGGTGAAGGCTGGACTTGGGAACATGAGGGCGTCGTCACCGGGACAAATCCCACCGAACAATTGAAGATCGCGCAAGATCTGCACGCGAAGAAAAAATATCGCAGCGCGATCGACGCGTATCGCCGTGTCTTTCGTCGTTGGCCGCTGTCGTCCTCGGCGCAGGACGCTCGGCTCGGCGAAGCGGAATGCCTCGGTGCCATCGGCTACCACTACAAGGCGTTTCAGGAATATCAGGAGTTGATCAAGAAACACCCCAATACGCCGCACTTCGACACCGTCCTGCAACGACAGTACGAAATCGGTAATCTCTTTCTCGCGGGCGAACGCCAAAAGGCCTGGGGTATCCGCTGGCTGCCTTCGCTGGATCGCGCGGTGGAAGTGTATGAGCAGGTGGTGAAGAATGGCCCGTACAGCTCCGTCGCGCCCGAGTCGCAGTTCCGCATCGGGCTGGCCTACGAGAAACAGCGCGACTACCTCGCCGCTGTTCACGCCTATGAGAAACTGCTGGAGCGCTACCCGAAACTCCCCCTCGCCGAGGCGGCGCAGTTCCAAATCGGCTGGGAATACAAGAAGGAGGCCGCGCGCGCCGAGTACGACCAGAACGCCGCGAACCAGGCGATTGCCGCCTATACTGATTTCCTTGTGCGCTACCCGAAAAGCGAAAAAGTTGCGCTTGCGGAGAAATACCTGACCGGGCTGAAGGGTGAACAATCCCGGGGTCTGTTCCACATCGGTCAGTTCTACGAGAAGAACGGCCACTATAGGTCAGCGCTCATCTACTACAACGATGTCATCGAAAAGAATCCCGAGTCCAATTGGGCCACGCAGGCAAAGGATAAAGTCGCCAGGCTCTCACCCCTTGCCACGGAGAAGACCGCCACGCCATGA
- a CDS encoding PQQ-binding-like beta-propeller repeat protein, whose amino-acid sequence MASQVQCTICGKSKAVENPPSAARYVCPDCSNQTIADVSARSDPTHTDRPTSKSKQDGTISDGDGASLPDDQMMARFGNYEIIDELSRGGVGIVYRARQKGLNRIVALKVLQGGTSARADQVQRFFYEAQSAAKLQHPNIVPIHEFGTHEGLHYFTMDFIEGQSLADLMASGPLQPREALEIVKQTTAALHYAHEQGIVHRDIKPGNILLDKEGRVKITDFGLAKEISREDMHLTMEGQVMGTPRYMSPEQATGRTSQADARSDIFSMGVTLYEMLTGRPAFGSDNVIQMLQQVIAEDPPRPHKLNRKVHRDIETICLKAMEKVPDRRYQTALEMTDDIDRFLGGEPIEAKPASLLYYAGRRLRKHWKALALYAVVLYATIHGVILYLNSRPSALHLSVETPGALVAVDHSALSDSEIQSGLSLKAGAHEILIENEPLYDPKQISISTKPGESRTMSVALPRRKGSLAITTDPPDIGVTVAGGDGFHATFQGPTIQQELPTGRYTLFAHKDNFLAQELEVNVAAHQTQTLLFSLPSITLWAAQTSGNVMSVPVVADLDGDGIGDVIAGDDDGRIYCLSGRNGIPLWVFRAHDAVQAPLSMADVNHDGTPDIIVGSTDHNVYCIDGKTGRALWTFETHGAIYGPALLNDVNGDGVPDAFVGSDDGNLYAISGADGALLWKFRAVGRINSSVAWARDAGEDVLLVGSLDHNLYCLQPKTGELLWKVDVGAPLYYPARIEDLEQNGKMAALLPTPQAVGDVRTYTAVSLADRKVVGTSAEFPLWVDLSGDGKPEKIVVGEKSTTCFAHDGVTQLWKTDYLVVTPHMADVNGDGVLDLIFNYGPDQLVCLSGHDGSEIGRIKLDAATGRGYALDDIDRDGTPDLVVGAGRKINCFSWVGGRKRWANNAATYFDAPFAVENGRVFTKSIGGEIAAYDPERNDPIWKVQTSAQPSPYVGVTAGQGVVVDADAKTRWLSAYRASDGGVLWQARLPGDADAAIGAPIIGQGVVVVGDGATGFHAFSLATGTQRWATAVAEVVAPAAVDKDFAFVGDGKGALHCLSLADGKELWQFPVSDPFPSAPALVDINGDGRNDVVAVSDNGFVYAIDGKTGKELWDYQFSATRSRTHNGIALADVDGDGFPEGVVVNPKGDIVCLDLKTGKPKWNGILGELVMSAPAIADMNGDGVPDVLVGTMGRRVHCISGKGDRQLWSYEVGSQIRYCVPALVRGANAKGAPEVFVGTGPPENGLYCLSGDSPRRHDRGWFGPWKELTAVRR is encoded by the coding sequence GTGGCGAGCCAGGTACAGTGCACTATCTGTGGGAAGAGCAAGGCGGTCGAGAATCCACCCTCGGCCGCTCGTTACGTTTGTCCTGACTGCTCGAATCAGACCATCGCTGACGTAAGCGCTCGTTCTGACCCGACCCATACCGACCGACCCACCAGCAAATCCAAGCAGGACGGAACGATTTCCGACGGCGATGGGGCGTCGCTGCCTGACGACCAGATGATGGCGCGGTTCGGCAATTACGAAATCATTGATGAGCTGTCGCGTGGCGGTGTGGGGATTGTTTACCGGGCACGACAGAAGGGTCTCAACCGCATCGTCGCGTTGAAAGTGCTGCAAGGGGGAACCTCGGCGCGCGCGGATCAGGTCCAGCGTTTCTTCTATGAGGCGCAGTCCGCGGCAAAGCTGCAGCACCCCAATATCGTCCCCATCCACGAGTTTGGCACCCATGAGGGCCTGCACTACTTCACGATGGACTTCATCGAAGGCCAATCGCTGGCCGACTTGATGGCCAGTGGGCCGTTGCAGCCGCGTGAGGCGCTGGAGATCGTGAAGCAGACAACCGCGGCGCTGCACTACGCGCACGAGCAGGGCATCGTCCATCGTGACATCAAGCCGGGCAACATCCTTCTCGACAAGGAAGGCCGCGTCAAGATTACTGACTTTGGCCTCGCGAAAGAGATTTCGCGTGAGGACATGCACCTGACGATGGAAGGCCAGGTGATGGGTACGCCGCGGTACATGTCACCGGAGCAGGCGACCGGGAGAACGTCGCAGGCTGATGCGCGTTCGGACATCTTTTCGATGGGCGTTACGCTGTATGAAATGCTCACGGGGCGGCCGGCGTTCGGTAGTGACAACGTCATACAGATGTTGCAGCAAGTCATCGCGGAGGACCCGCCGCGCCCGCACAAGCTCAATCGCAAAGTCCACCGGGACATTGAGACGATCTGCCTGAAGGCCATGGAGAAGGTGCCGGATCGTCGTTATCAAACGGCGCTGGAAATGACCGACGACATCGATCGATTCCTGGGCGGCGAACCGATTGAAGCGAAGCCCGCAAGCCTTCTTTACTATGCCGGTCGGCGACTGCGGAAACACTGGAAAGCCCTCGCACTGTATGCGGTCGTGCTCTACGCGACGATTCACGGGGTCATTCTGTACCTGAACAGTCGCCCCAGCGCGCTACACTTGAGCGTGGAGACACCGGGCGCGCTGGTGGCGGTCGATCATTCCGCGTTGTCCGATTCCGAAATCCAATCGGGACTGAGCCTGAAGGCTGGTGCGCACGAAATCCTCATCGAGAACGAGCCGTTGTACGACCCGAAGCAAATCAGCATTAGTACCAAACCGGGCGAGAGTCGCACGATGAGCGTTGCTTTGCCGCGGCGCAAGGGTTCGTTGGCAATCACCACGGACCCGCCAGATATTGGTGTGACCGTAGCGGGTGGAGACGGATTCCACGCGACGTTCCAAGGCCCGACGATCCAGCAAGAACTGCCGACGGGGCGATACACTCTGTTTGCCCACAAGGACAACTTCCTGGCGCAGGAACTGGAGGTAAACGTCGCCGCGCATCAGACACAGACGCTGCTGTTCTCGTTGCCGTCGATCACCTTGTGGGCGGCGCAGACCAGCGGCAATGTCATGTCCGTGCCGGTGGTCGCCGATCTTGATGGAGACGGTATCGGTGATGTTATCGCGGGTGATGATGATGGCCGCATCTACTGTCTTTCGGGTCGCAACGGCATTCCTCTGTGGGTGTTTCGGGCGCACGATGCGGTGCAGGCTCCTTTGTCGATGGCTGACGTGAATCATGACGGCACCCCCGACATCATCGTCGGTTCGACCGATCACAACGTCTATTGCATCGACGGCAAAACCGGTCGCGCCTTGTGGACGTTCGAAACGCATGGGGCTATTTACGGCCCCGCGCTACTAAATGACGTGAATGGGGACGGCGTGCCGGACGCGTTTGTTGGCTCGGATGACGGGAATCTATATGCCATCAGCGGGGCGGATGGCGCGTTGCTCTGGAAGTTTCGCGCGGTTGGACGGATCAATAGTTCGGTGGCGTGGGCGCGTGACGCAGGTGAGGATGTACTGTTGGTTGGCAGCCTCGACCATAACTTGTACTGCCTCCAGCCGAAGACGGGAGAGTTGCTCTGGAAAGTCGATGTCGGGGCACCGTTGTATTACCCGGCCCGCATCGAAGACCTCGAACAGAACGGCAAAATGGCCGCCTTGCTGCCGACTCCACAGGCCGTCGGCGACGTGCGCACGTATACGGCGGTCTCCCTGGCGGACCGCAAGGTTGTCGGGACGAGCGCCGAGTTCCCGCTCTGGGTCGATCTCAGCGGCGACGGGAAGCCCGAAAAAATCGTGGTGGGTGAGAAATCGACAACTTGTTTTGCGCATGATGGCGTGACGCAATTGTGGAAGACAGACTACCTTGTCGTTACGCCACACATGGCCGATGTAAACGGCGACGGTGTGCTGGACCTGATTTTCAATTACGGACCGGACCAGCTCGTTTGTCTCTCGGGACACGACGGCTCGGAGATCGGTCGCATCAAACTCGACGCGGCGACGGGTCGCGGCTACGCACTGGATGACATCGACCGCGACGGCACGCCCGATCTGGTTGTAGGCGCGGGACGAAAGATCAACTGTTTCTCCTGGGTTGGAGGGCGGAAGCGCTGGGCCAACAACGCGGCCACATATTTTGACGCGCCCTTTGCGGTTGAGAATGGGCGGGTCTTCACGAAGTCGATCGGAGGCGAGATTGCGGCGTACGATCCCGAGCGCAACGACCCGATTTGGAAGGTCCAGACATCGGCCCAACCGTCGCCTTATGTCGGCGTTACCGCGGGACAGGGGGTGGTGGTCGATGCCGATGCGAAGACGCGATGGCTTTCGGCGTACCGCGCAAGTGATGGCGGCGTATTGTGGCAGGCGCGATTACCGGGGGACGCGGACGCAGCGATTGGCGCGCCGATAATAGGACAAGGCGTGGTAGTGGTCGGCGACGGTGCGACGGGATTCCATGCCTTTTCATTGGCAACCGGCACCCAGCGGTGGGCCACGGCTGTGGCGGAGGTGGTGGCACCAGCCGCGGTGGATAAGGACTTTGCTTTTGTCGGGGATGGGAAGGGAGCGCTGCATTGCCTGTCCCTCGCCGACGGCAAGGAACTTTGGCAGTTTCCCGTTTCCGATCCGTTTCCGTCAGCACCCGCATTGGTGGACATCAACGGTGACGGGCGGAACGATGTTGTGGCGGTGTCTGACAACGGCTTCGTGTATGCCATCGACGGGAAGACAGGCAAGGAGTTGTGGGACTACCAATTTTCCGCGACGCGCTCGCGCACACACAATGGGATTGCGCTGGCAGACGTGGACGGCGATGGATTTCCTGAGGGAGTTGTGGTGAACCCGAAAGGAGACATTGTCTGTCTCGATTTGAAAACGGGTAAGCCGAAGTGGAATGGCATCCTGGGTGAGCTGGTCATGTCGGCGCCGGCGATTGCCGACATGAACGGTGATGGTGTACCTGATGTTCTGGTTGGTACGATGGGGCGGCGGGTGCACTGCATCTCAGGCAAGGGAGATCGGCAACTTTGGAGTTACGAGGTTGGCTCGCAGATTCGTTACTGCGTGCCAGCGCTGGTTCGTGGCGCAAACGCGAAAGGCGCGCCGGAGGTGTTTGTCGGGACGGGCCCGCCGGAGAATGGTCTTTACTGTCTCAGCGGCGATTCGCCGCGCCGGCATGATCGTGGCTGGTTTGGCCCTTGGAAAGAGCTGACAGCGGTCAGGCGGTGA
- a CDS encoding PTS sugar transporter subunit IIA — protein sequence MNLTEILSVEQIVPRLTAADRWTVIDQLIDVLVRTKKIRPEDSGTIRKAVKDRETSKSTGIGYGIALPHASVACIPDVVAVFGRPAQGVDFQALDNQPVTMCLLFLTPQGQFQKHLLLLSTFARFLSNKENRQKLETARTAEEILAIFRSAT from the coding sequence ATGAATCTCACCGAAATCCTGAGCGTGGAACAAATCGTGCCCCGCCTCACCGCCGCGGACCGCTGGACCGTGATTGACCAACTGATCGATGTGCTGGTGCGCACGAAAAAAATTCGACCCGAGGACTCCGGGACGATACGCAAGGCGGTCAAAGACCGCGAGACAAGTAAGAGCACCGGAATCGGCTACGGGATCGCCCTGCCCCACGCGAGTGTCGCCTGCATACCGGACGTTGTCGCCGTGTTCGGACGGCCGGCCCAGGGTGTGGATTTCCAGGCGCTCGACAATCAGCCTGTTACGATGTGCCTGCTGTTTCTCACACCCCAGGGTCAGTTTCAGAAGCACCTCCTCTTGCTCTCCACCTTCGCCCGCTTCCTCAGCAACAAGGAAAACCGCCAGAAGCTGGAGACCGCTCGGACCGCCGAGGAAATTCTCGCCATCTTCCGTTCCGCAACCTAA